The genomic segment TGATAAAATAAAATGGAGCAGAAATTTAAAACGACATCTTAAGAAACGAGACAGAATTATAATTAATGAAGAATCAATTAGAAAAAGTATGTATAGACCCTTTGTGAAAAAAAACCTTTACTTCTCTGATATTATTATTGACGAATTGTCATCAAACCACAAACTTTTCCCCATACCCGAAACCGAACAGGAAAACCTTGTAATCTGTGTCCGAGCAATCGGCAACAATAAACCATTTCACAGTTTAATGACAAATATTATCCCCGATTTACATTTAACCGGTGACTCCCAATGCTTCCCCTTCTACACCTACTCCAAAGACGGCTCCAACCGCACCGAAAACATAACAGACTGGTCTCTTGAGCAGTTCCTCTCCCATTATTCCGCCCCCTCCATCACCAAGTGGGACATCTTTTATTACATCTACGGCGTCCTGCACCATCCCGGATACCGTGAGAAATACGCCGCCAACCTGCGCCGTGAGCTGCCGCGGATACCATTCGCTCCGGATTTCAGCGCGTTTTCCGAGGCGGGGAAGTTGCTGGCCGATCTGCATGTGAATTATGAACATAAGGAGGAGTACCCGCTTGCGGAGATAGAGACGCCCGGAAAGCAGCTCGACTGGCGTGTGGAAAAGATGAAGCTGTCAAAGGACAAGACCCGGCTTATTTATAATGATTTCCTGACGCTGGCGGACATCCCTCCGGAGGTGTACGAATACCGCCTGGGGAACCGTTCCGCGCTGGAATGGATCGTGGATCAGTACCGGGTGACAACGGACAAACGGAGCGGAATCACCAACGATCCAAATAATGAAGAGGACAGGTGGTACATCCGGAGCCTGATAAAGAAGATTGTCACGGTGAGCTTGGAAACGGTGAGGATTGTAAAGGGATTGCAGAAGTTTGAAGAAAATACAGCCCCCTAAATCCCCCAAAGGGGGACTTCCCCCGGCAAAGATAATACAGGTTTGTAGTTTACTTGTTGAAGAACTTGTTTTTCAGTCTTTTAAGTCCCCCTTCGGGGGATTTAGGGGGCTGCATTTTAGGGGGCTGATTTTAGAGGCGTATTGTGATGCTTTACAAGAAATACAGCCCTCGGTATGTTATTGAAATCGCGCGTAAACTCCGTCTTGAAATGACCGAGGCAGAAACGCTCATTTGGTCGCACATCAACAATAAGCAGATTGACGGTTTTCGTTTCAGAAACCAACATCCCATCGGAAGGTATATCGCAGACTTCTATTGCCATGATCTGAAACTGATTATCGAAATTGACGGAGGAATCCATAATGAGTGTAAAGAATATGACGGAAACCGGGATGGCTATCTTCAGGCGGGAGGGTATACAATCCTACTATTCACTAACAACCAGGTAACATCTGAAATCGATTCCGTTCTTGAGACGATTCGCACAAAAGCCCGCGAAATAAGTATTTCAAGTCCCCCTCCGGGGGATTAGGGGGCTGCCTTTGAAAGGATTTTTAACCATGCACACCAAACTTTTTCGCGGAATGAAATGCCGGAGAGTCGGAAATTCCGGGCTCTGGGTATCGGAAATCGGTCTGGGAACCTGGAAATGGGGATACCCGTCGTACGACGGCTCACGGGTGGACGAGCATGAGGGGTTCAAAATCCTCGACCGCGCCCTCGAGCTGGGAATTTTCCACTGGGACACCGCAAGCTCTTACAACAACAAGTCAGGGAATTCGGAGCGCCTCATCGGACGGTACTTCAAAAGCCGGGGAAACCGGGTTCGCGATATGGTCGTTCTCGCCACGAAGGTGACCCTTCCCGCCCGCGCCGAGCACGAGATGGAGCGCGAGTTCACTCCGAACGAGCGCGGCTCCAACCGGAAATACATTCTCACTGCGGTTGACAACTGCCTCCGCAGTCTTCACACCGACCGGATCGACATCCTCTACCTGCACGAGCCCAGCCTCATGCCCGACGGTTCCTGGGAGACTCCGCTTGCCGAGACATGGGGAGCCTTCGAGGACGTCGTGAATAAGGGCAAGGCTGTCTACCTCGCCGTGTCGAATATGACCGCAGCCCAATTCGATGAAAACGCCGCCGCCCTCGCTTCGGTGACAAAAAACCCTTCCCGGCGCCTCATCGCCGTCCAGAACTGGTATAATCTGGCCGAGCGCCGTAAGGTGGCGACCGAGGGGGAAGACCGCCTTGAAGGGTATGAAGAGGCTTTTCTGAACTTCGCCTGGAAGAAAAAAATCGGAGTTATTCCGTTTTTCCCCCTGGCCAGCGGCCTTCTCAGCGGAAGATACCGCCGGGGCAGCCTTGATAAAGCCTCCGGGCGTATTTTCGATGACGGCGGCAACTGGAAAGACCTCTTCCTGACCGATAGAAATCTGGAACTGGTAGAGAACCTGGCCGGGATCGCGGAAAGGAAGGACTGCTCGATGGCGCAGCTCTCCATCGCCTGGCTCCTTTCCCACGATATCGTTCCTTCGGTGATCGCCGGAGTGACCAGAATGGAACAGCTTGAGGACAACGCCGGGGCAGTGAATGTGTCCCTTACCGCAGACGATCTTGCAGAGCTGGACCGGATCAGCCGGGAATAGTGTTAAGTCAATCAGATAATGTCTGATGCTGGAGTTTCTTTTTCTTTTTACCCCCTTAAAAAGGGGGTCGCCGCTCAAGCGGCGGGGGGATCTTTATTCGCCGGGAAGAAGAAATCCCCCCTGCCTTTGGCATCCCCCCTTGTTAAGGGGGGAATATAAATCCAACTTTATTGCATGACTTAACACTATGAAGGATTGTGCGGGTGAATCCTTGCCCCCTCTCCCACATATTTGTGAGGGCTATTGAACAGGCTTGCCGGTTTCAAAATCGAAGAGGGTGTTGCGCTTGAGGTCGGCCGCTGCAAGCTGGTAGGAGATGTAGGCGCCCAAATAGGCCATTTTGGCGCTGTTAAGACGGTTGCGGTCCTGGGCCAGATCATCCGCTTTGATTTCTCCGATGTTGAAGCGCTCGAGTGAGATATCATAGCTTTTCTGGGCTATTTCCTGTCTTTTCTGAAGAATCTGGATACGGCTCTCGGCATCCCTGACCCGGCTTACCGAATCCTTTATTCCTCGTTCGATCGTCTTCTTTGTGTCTTCAAGACGGAGTTGGGTGTTCTGGAGCTGAGCTTGCGCGCTCGTCACCCGGGCCTCATTTACTCCCCAGTCCCAGATAGGAACGTTCAGGGTAAATGTCACTCCACGGTTCCGGGGACGACGCTGCATGTCATCCCAGCTTGAATTGAAAAGGTCTCCCGGACCTGTAGAAAAAGGCAGCGAAGAGTCGCTTACACCACTGAAATCATAGAATGCTGAAACCACTCCGTTTATCTGATTGTTCGAAGCGATGTCGCGGATGTTCATCTTTCCCTGTTCGATGGAAATCTCCCCTTCACGAACTTCCGAGCGGTTTTTAAGACCCTCGGTAATTGCCTTATTCAGGTCTATATCAAAATGATTAATGGTTAAATCTGCTTTTACTGTTATATCTTCTTTGGGATCAACGCCGATGAGTTGTTTAAAGCTCTCTATTTGACGCGTCAGAGCCGCCTGGTTGGAGAGAAGATTGTCATTCGCTTCAGCCAGGTCAACCTCCATCTGGAGCGCCTCCACTTCAGGAATAAGCCCGGCTTCGAATTTCTGCTTGGAGGTATCGTAGGCTTTCTGCTGCTGGTCAAAAGTTTCCTTGGAAATTTCAGCCGTGCGGATGTTACGGTAGAAATCGTAAAAAGACGAGGTAACATTATAGATAACATCCAACTGCTGACGGGTTCTCTGGCGGAAGGTCAACTCGTAGCCGAGCTGGGCGTTTTTCAAGTTTAACTGTATGCGGTTCAGTGTAAAGAGCGGCTGATTGAGCTGCAGACGGAATGAGGATATAAAATCCGCTCGTTTCAAAGTATTCTGTGTCTGTGTCAGATAAGTTGATACGTTTGACTGGGTTAAGTTCGAGGTGAATGTTACCGTTCCGTCGGTGGGGAGCGGCTGCCGGATGGTCAATCCCCCATGATACTGCAAGGAGCCTGTGCTGTTATACACAGGAAGAGCGTTCGCTACCTGCACTGCCGAAACCTGTTCCGACCAGATCGGCGAATCTAACGCCATCCTGACATTCGTACGGAAACTATTACGGGCGGAAATGAGATTCTGTTCGGCCTGAGTCAGTTGCAGGCGGAGTTGTTTCATGCTGTAGCTTTTTTCCAGGGCAATATTTATGGCATCCTGCAAGGTAAGTACTGTTTGCGCATAAACACCCGAAATAAACAACTGGGAAAAACACAATCCCGCTAATACTGCCTTGACCACGAAAGACCCGCTACGCGTGGTTGTATGAAACCCCATGCAAAGAACCTCCTTATACTTTCATTATTCATATCGTAACGCTTCAATCGGCTCCTTGAGCGCAGCCCGCCTTGCCGGATAGTATCCGAAAATCACTCCCACCGCCACTGATACCCAGAAAGCAAGGAAGATGGACTGGACAGAGACGATAGTTCTCCAGTGAGCGTATACGGCAATGACTTTGGTCATGCCAAAACCGAGGATAATCCCGATTAGACCGCCGGTGAAACTCAGAACCACCGCCTCGAGGAGGAACTGCCCCAGAATGTCGCGCTGGGTGGCGCCGACCGCGCGGCGGATTCCTATCTCACGGGTTCTTTCCAGCACAGTGGCAAGCATGATGTTCATAATCCCGATCCCGCCGACCAGAAGCGATATTCCCGCTATCGCGCCCATGACGATGTTGAAGATACGCTGAGTCTGCTGGCTCTGACGGAGGAGCGCCTCAGGGATGGTTATCTCGAAGTCCTTGATCTGGTTATGACGGCGGAGCATGGTATTCCGCGCTATGTTCGCCGCTTCCTGGATACGGTTCGGATCATTCACCCGGGCGGTGAATCTGGTAATCTCACTCTCGAACTGCTGCTTCGGATACCGTTTCAGCATGGAGGTTAGGGGAACATACACGTATTTATTCATGTCGCGCACCACGAAACTGGTTTTGTTCCCGGAGTTGGAAATCACCTTGTCCTCCATGGTGCCGATCACCGTGTACCACTGGTCTCCGATCTTCACCTTCTGGCCCACCGGATCCCGGAAATAGAACAGGTCGCGCTTTATCCCGCTTCCAAGGGTACAGACGCGGCGGGATTCTTCCACATCCTGATAGTTGAAAAAAGTCCCGTCGCGGGAAGTATAGTTCATCACGGTGCCATACTCCGGAGTGGTGCCGACAACCGTGGTTTTTACAAGCTCTGTCTTGTAGCGCACTTCCAACGTCAGCTCCCGTTCGGGAATGGTCATCTCGATAAGCGGATTAAGCTCTTGAACAGCGCGGGCATCCGCCCAGAAGAGACCGCTGGAAAGGCTCGAACGCCCCACCCCCGACTGCGCATCGGTCACCGGTATGTCCTGGACAATGATATTGTGCATTCCCATCAACTGTATCTGTTCGAGCGCCTCACGTTTCGCGCCTTCTCCGATGGACAGCATGGCGATCACCGCACCCACCCCGAAAATGATGCCAAGCATGGTCAGGAGCGACCGCAGCATATGACTGCGGATTCCCTCCAGCCCTATGACTAAACTTTCCCTGTAATTCATTGATTCAATTCTCCCAAGATCGGAACATGGTATGCCACAGCATAAATAAACTCATTGTTATCTGCCTCTACCGCCGCCTCCACCACCGCCACCGCTGCCACCACCGCCACCGCCGCCCTGGGGCCGGGCGCCGCCTCCACCGCCTCCACCACCTCCGCCGTCCCTGCCGCCCTGACCGGACGCGCCGCCGCTCTTTGTATTATTGGTCACTTTAGGAGGTTCTTTGCCCAGATCTTCCAGACGAACGGTGGGATCACGGAGCGCCACTTCCAATCCCGGTTCCAGGCCATTTTCTACTATCACATAGTCGCTGTTTTTTGACCCCAGCTTGACAGCTCTCCGCTCAAAACCGTGCCTTTTCACGTAAACGACCGTCGTGTCCTCTTTTCCGAACACCGCCTCTAACGGTATAGAGATGACGTTGGGTACTTTGCCCGTAACGATATTGCATTGAGCGGTCATTCCCGGCTTCAGCCTCGGGTCCGAACCATCGATGGTCACCTCGACATCGAATACCTTTACTTCCGAATCTCCTTCACGGTGCGCCAGGGTGGCCACATTGGTAACCTTGCCGATAAATGCCGGACCATGCAATGCATCGAGCGTTATTGTGGCTGTCTGATTTTTGGATACTCTGCTGATATCCACCTCGTTCACCTTGGTTTTTACTTTCATCTCCGAAAGATCGGGTATGGCGATCAATTCCTGTCCCGGAGAGGGAGTATCCCCTACCTTCACCTTCGCCCTGCCCTGGCCCCCATATATTTCCCGCAATACTACCAGTCCTGCTTTAGGGGAACGCATGGTCAGCTCGCTTAGACCTTTCTGCGCTTGTTCCAGACGCATCTTTTGCTGGGTGACCCGCAGCTCGGCGCGGGCGACTGTTGCTTTGTCAATGATTTTCTGGGACTCTATCCTTTGCTTGGCCTGGGCCAGAGAAAGCTCGGACTTCTTGAATGTCAGCTCCATTTCACGGCGGCGTGCTTCTGCTTCGTATTTGGCCAACTCATAGCTCAATTTGTCCTGCTCAAATGTATATTGCTGGACCTGGTATGAGTTTTCCAACTGTTTCATGGTGGATGCCATGCTCGCATTGCTGCTGGCCTGGTCGGCCTCCGCCTGGGCAAGCTCGTTCTGACGGTCGGTGACATTCCGCAGAGCGTCTGTAGTATCGAACTGGATGAGGAAATCCCCTTCTTTTACCATGGTGCCGTCCGGAACTATATCGATAACCCGGACACCCCCGTACATACGCACCGGAACTGTGACCGTGACCAATCGTGTCGCATCGAGCTCTCCGCTCTGGTTGATGTTAATGAAGAAATCCCCGCGCTGTGCTTTGTACGTTGCAATCTTGGGATCGCTCTTGGCAATCTTGATATAAATGCCGGCTCCGGCAAGAAAAACGAGAGCGATTATGCCTATGGTGATATACCGCTTTGGGAGTCTTTGAAAATCAGGAAATTTCATATTCACCTCTTTCTTTATCTTTTTATCTATTCCCCGAAAATCTGCTGGCAGCCGGAGTAAATGAACTGTCCGGATTTGCTTTGAGTTTGGCCATTTCCTGCGCCCGCCGCTCTATCTCTGCCGCTCTTCCCAGCGGTTGAAACTCGGGGGCGGAAGGCAGCCAGGAAATTTCATCTCCTGTCTGTAATCCCTGCCTCACTACGACAAATCGATCGTTCCGCTTTCCCAGCTCCACCTGCACCGGCTTTTTCGGGTTCTTTTTTTTAAAGACAACCGGTTTGCCTTTATCTTCGTATACAGTACCCACCGGGATATACAGAACATTGGGAAATTCATCGAGAACAATTCTCGCCTGTGTAGTCATCCCCGGTTTGAGGCTGCTATCTGTTTCCTTGATTTTTATTCCCACCTCAAAATCCTTGATCTGGGCTCTCCAGTTTTTTTTATCCGCCAGCTTTGAAACGCGCGTCACATCACCGTGAAATACAGTCTTTTCAAACGCATCCAGAGTTATCTCCACCTTATCTCCCACAAGAATTTTGGTTGCATCTACCTCGTTCACGCGGATGACCGTTTCCATCTTGCTCGGATCGGGGATGCTTGCAAGTATCTGGCTGGGCCAGGGCTTGTCACCCACCTGAATCTTACGGCGCGGTACACCCCGCCCGCCTACCTCAGTATAGACTACCATGCCGCCAATGGGGGCGGTCAGGGTCAATTCCTTGATGCGTTGTTCAATGCGATCCTTCCACTCCTGGCTTTGCTGTACATTCATAAGCACACGGCTGCGTGAGGCGACGTCGATGATTTTCTGGTTTTTCATCCGGGTCTGAACCTCATCGAGCACGAGCATCTGTTTCTGGTACCCCAATTCCGCCTGGTTCTGTATTAACGAGGACTCGAATTTCAACATCCCTTTTTTTAAATCCGCAAGCTCCTTGGAAAGCTCAGAGCTTTTCAGGTCTGTTTCCAACTGGAAAGCGCGGGTTTCCTGATCAGCGTCCAGGGCTTTCAATTCCAATTGGGCTGTTTCAAGGCTTTCGTAGACCTCTTTCAAACGAGTCACCATCGGAGTGGGATCGATCTGGGCGACAAAATCGCCCGCCTTCACGATGGTCCCGTCATCAACCATCTTTACGATCTGGAGATCCCCCCAGATCATCGGAACTTTTACATCAAATGAAATGATTGCCCGGATCTCCCCGCTCTCGACAAGGTCCACGCTTAATGAGCCTCTCTTGGCCACAGCCCATCTTTTCTGATCCTGCTGAGGGGGATTGGAGAGGGAATAAAAAGCGCACATGAACAGGAATCCGACTACAGCAGCCGCGATCCATACACGTTTATCCTTGAAAAAAAAGGTGAATCCGGGTAGTTTCAGTCGCATTACTCACTCCAAGA from the Candidatus Latescibacter sp. genome contains:
- a CDS encoding efflux RND transporter periplasmic adaptor subunit yields the protein MRLKLPGFTFFFKDKRVWIAAAVVGFLFMCAFYSLSNPPQQDQKRWAVAKRGSLSVDLVESGEIRAIISFDVKVPMIWGDLQIVKMVDDGTIVKAGDFVAQIDPTPMVTRLKEVYESLETAQLELKALDADQETRAFQLETDLKSSELSKELADLKKGMLKFESSLIQNQAELGYQKQMLVLDEVQTRMKNQKIIDVASRSRVLMNVQQSQEWKDRIEQRIKELTLTAPIGGMVVYTEVGGRGVPRRKIQVGDKPWPSQILASIPDPSKMETVIRVNEVDATKILVGDKVEITLDAFEKTVFHGDVTRVSKLADKKNWRAQIKDFEVGIKIKETDSSLKPGMTTQARIVLDEFPNVLYIPVGTVYEDKGKPVVFKKKNPKKPVQVELGKRNDRFVVVRQGLQTGDEISWLPSAPEFQPLGRAAEIERRAQEMAKLKANPDSSFTPAASRFSGNR
- a CDS encoding ABC transporter permease, with the protein product MNYRESLVIGLEGIRSHMLRSLLTMLGIIFGVGAVIAMLSIGEGAKREALEQIQLMGMHNIIVQDIPVTDAQSGVGRSSLSSGLFWADARAVQELNPLIEMTIPERELTLEVRYKTELVKTTVVGTTPEYGTVMNYTSRDGTFFNYQDVEESRRVCTLGSGIKRDLFYFRDPVGQKVKIGDQWYTVIGTMEDKVISNSGNKTSFVVRDMNKYVYVPLTSMLKRYPKQQFESEITRFTARVNDPNRIQEAANIARNTMLRRHNQIKDFEITIPEALLRQSQQTQRIFNIVMGAIAGISLLVGGIGIMNIMLATVLERTREIGIRRAVGATQRDILGQFLLEAVVLSFTGGLIGIILGFGMTKVIAVYAHWRTIVSVQSIFLAFWVSVAVGVIFGYYPARRAALKEPIEALRYE
- a CDS encoding efflux RND transporter periplasmic adaptor subunit, yielding MKFPDFQRLPKRYITIGIIALVFLAGAGIYIKIAKSDPKIATYKAQRGDFFININQSGELDATRLVTVTVPVRMYGGVRVIDIVPDGTMVKEGDFLIQFDTTDALRNVTDRQNELAQAEADQASSNASMASTMKQLENSYQVQQYTFEQDKLSYELAKYEAEARRREMELTFKKSELSLAQAKQRIESQKIIDKATVARAELRVTQQKMRLEQAQKGLSELTMRSPKAGLVVLREIYGGQGRAKVKVGDTPSPGQELIAIPDLSEMKVKTKVNEVDISRVSKNQTATITLDALHGPAFIGKVTNVATLAHREGDSEVKVFDVEVTIDGSDPRLKPGMTAQCNIVTGKVPNVISIPLEAVFGKEDTTVVYVKRHGFERRAVKLGSKNSDYVIVENGLEPGLEVALRDPTVRLEDLGKEPPKVTNNTKSGGASGQGGRDGGGGGGGGGGARPQGGGGGGGSGGGGGGGGRGR
- a CDS encoding aldo/keto reductase, translating into MHTKLFRGMKCRRVGNSGLWVSEIGLGTWKWGYPSYDGSRVDEHEGFKILDRALELGIFHWDTASSYNNKSGNSERLIGRYFKSRGNRVRDMVVLATKVTLPARAEHEMEREFTPNERGSNRKYILTAVDNCLRSLHTDRIDILYLHEPSLMPDGSWETPLAETWGAFEDVVNKGKAVYLAVSNMTAAQFDENAAALASVTKNPSRRLIAVQNWYNLAERRKVATEGEDRLEGYEEAFLNFAWKKKIGVIPFFPLASGLLSGRYRRGSLDKASGRIFDDGGNWKDLFLTDRNLELVENLAGIAERKDCSMAQLSIAWLLSHDIVPSVIAGVTRMEQLEDNAGAVNVSLTADDLAELDRISRE
- a CDS encoding TolC family protein — translated: MGFHTTTRSGSFVVKAVLAGLCFSQLFISGVYAQTVLTLQDAINIALEKSYSMKQLRLQLTQAEQNLISARNSFRTNVRMALDSPIWSEQVSAVQVANALPVYNSTGSLQYHGGLTIRQPLPTDGTVTFTSNLTQSNVSTYLTQTQNTLKRADFISSFRLQLNQPLFTLNRIQLNLKNAQLGYELTFRQRTRQQLDVIYNVTSSFYDFYRNIRTAEISKETFDQQQKAYDTSKQKFEAGLIPEVEALQMEVDLAEANDNLLSNQAALTRQIESFKQLIGVDPKEDITVKADLTINHFDIDLNKAITEGLKNRSEVREGEISIEQGKMNIRDIASNNQINGVVSAFYDFSGVSDSSLPFSTGPGDLFNSSWDDMQRRPRNRGVTFTLNVPIWDWGVNEARVTSAQAQLQNTQLRLEDTKKTIERGIKDSVSRVRDAESRIQILQKRQEIAQKSYDISLERFNIGEIKADDLAQDRNRLNSAKMAYLGAYISYQLAAADLKRNTLFDFETGKPVQ
- a CDS encoding DUF559 domain-containing protein, with product MLYKKYSPRYVIEIARKLRLEMTEAETLIWSHINNKQIDGFRFRNQHPIGRYIADFYCHDLKLIIEIDGGIHNECKEYDGNRDGYLQAGGYTILLFTNNQVTSEIDSVLETIRTKAREISISSPPPGD